The genomic window CCTCGAGGACGTCGTCGGCGAAGTCGCCGACCGGATCGGCGAGCAGAACCGCCGCAAAGTCTCGGAGAACGTCACGTACGAACCGCAGAACAAGCTGCCGACCGAGACCGAGGACTGAGTCGGCACATCGCGGCAGTGCGGAGCAGCGAGCCGTTCTCTCTTCTACTGCGATCTCGACGGTTCGAGGCGGGCCGCGCCGGTCGCTCGCGTTCGCCCGTCTCTCCCCCGCCGTTTTAGTTCCGCCCGTCGAATCGGACGATATGCTCGACGCATACGCCGATTCGATCGCCGACCTCGAGCCGGGAGACGGCGAGGTCGTGACCGCGGAACTGGTCGTCACCGACGATGTCCTCGTGAAGGCTTTCGCCCTCGGGCCGGGCGCGGAACTCGAGGCGCACGAACACGCCGAGAGCACGAACGTCTTCCACGTGCTCGAGGGGACGGTGACCGTGATACGGGGCGAGGAAAGCGAACAGGTCGACGCGCCCGGCGTCGTCCATCACGAGCGCGGCGTCGACCACGGTGCGAGAAACGAGACCGACGAGACGGTGGTCTTCACGGCGAGTCTCTGCCCGCTGCCGTCGTGAGGAACGGCCGGGAAATCACGCGGTCGGGTCGGTATCGCGGTCCTCGAGCAGCGACGCGACGTACTTCGTGACGTGGTCGTCCATCCGTCGCTTGTAGCCGGCCTGCCGAGCAAGCCGGTCGAGTTCACGGGCGACGAGGCTGCCGTACTGGACCGCCTTCTTATCCCGTGTTGCGACCTCGTCGGGGAGATACCGCGATGCGACCCGGCGGAAGCCGCGCTTCCGTTCGTCCGCGTCGGCCAGCAGGTCGTCGGGCAGTCGAAGCGCAGCCTCGACCACGGTGTCGTGAAGGAACGGCGCGACCGGCTCCAGCCCCGTCGCCTCGATCGTCAGCACGTCCCGCGGCAGCTGATCGGGCAGACTTCGGAGCTGTTCGCGGACGGCCCCGCGGACCGTCTCGGCGTCGACCCGGTGGTCGAGCCTGACGACCTTCTCGTAGCCGCCGAACAGTTCGTCGGCTCCCTGCCCGACGGCGAGGGCGTCGAAGCCGTCCGCGGCGACGCGTTCGCCGACCAAATACAGCGGAAGCGCGATCTGGATATCCATCGCGTTCGTGCGGCCGGTCGCCCGTGCCACCTCGGGAACGGCGCGCTCGAGGTCGGCCGGCTCGAGGTCGACGACGGTCAGGTCGCGGCCCATCGCGTCGGCGGCCGTGCGCGCGGCCTCGACGTCGTGGCTGTCGGGAAAGCCGACGACGTACAAGGGGGCGTCCAGCAGTTCGGCGACCAGTGCGGAGTCGACGCCGCCGGAGAAGGCGACGGCGATCTCGCGGTCGTCGTCGCGGACGGCGTCGGTCGCCATTTGGATCGCACCCTCGAGCGCCTCGAGCGCAGCGTCGCCCTCGAGCGGGTCGGGATCCGGCAGTGCCCAGCCCGATTCGGGATCGGGCAGCGGGCCGTCGGCGGGCGCGGCCGCACCGGCCGGGAAGAGCGTCGGCTCCTCGAGTGCGGTCGGCTCGAAGGCCCATACTGGGTCGCCGCCAGTCTCGGAAGCGCCGTCGACAAACAGCGGGACGCGGCCGAGCACGTCGCGAACGAGGCGGCCGTCGACCGCTCCCGCGAAGCCGGCCGATCCCGGGAACGGGTCGTCGTCCTCGAGCGCGGTACGAACCGTCGTCGGGTCGGCACCGCGGAGCGTCGGCTCGGTCATTGGAAGAGTTTCAAAACGTGGCTCAGTCGTCGCGTGACGCCGCCGGCGAACTGCTGGATGCTGATCCGCCACGGCGTTCGCTTTCCTTCGACGGTCGTTCGACCGTCCGCGATGGCCGCGAGGATCGCCTCGACGGAGCGCTCGTCGGCGT from Natrinema versiforme includes these protein-coding regions:
- a CDS encoding cupin domain-containing protein, whose translation is MLDAYADSIADLEPGDGEVVTAELVVTDDVLVKAFALGPGAELEAHEHAESTNVFHVLEGTVTVIRGEESEQVDAPGVVHHERGVDHGARNETDETVVFTASLCPLPS
- a CDS encoding asparagine synthase C-terminal domain-containing protein; amino-acid sequence: MTEPTLRGADPTTVRTALEDDDPFPGSAGFAGAVDGRLVRDVLGRVPLFVDGASETGGDPVWAFEPTALEEPTLFPAGAAAPADGPLPDPESGWALPDPDPLEGDAALEALEGAIQMATDAVRDDDREIAVAFSGGVDSALVAELLDAPLYVVGFPDSHDVEAARTAADAMGRDLTVVDLEPADLERAVPEVARATGRTNAMDIQIALPLYLVGERVAADGFDALAVGQGADELFGGYEKVVRLDHRVDAETVRGAVREQLRSLPDQLPRDVLTIEATGLEPVAPFLHDTVVEAALRLPDDLLADADERKRGFRRVASRYLPDEVATRDKKAVQYGSLVARELDRLARQAGYKRRMDDHVTKYVASLLEDRDTDPTA